Proteins co-encoded in one Papaver somniferum cultivar HN1 chromosome 5, ASM357369v1, whole genome shotgun sequence genomic window:
- the LOC113277380 gene encoding 11-beta-hydroxysteroid dehydrogenase 1B-like, protein MLVELLHRLMNLVLPPTSFITLLFFVPPYYFFKLLLSAINSVFSENLSGKVVLITGASSGIGEQLAYQYARRGANLVLVARRKKALEEVADNAHYHGAPDVLAIKADVSKVDECRRFIDEAVNHFGRLDHLVNNAGISSVCMFEESGDIANFAPIMDINFWGAVYPTYFAVPQLRKSNGRIVVTASAAGWLPTPRMSYYNASKAALINFFDGLRTEFGSDIKITIATPGYIESELTQGKFLMKDGNTEVDQDMRDVQIGPAPVLRAEQCARGIVNSACRGDRYVTEPAWFKAAYLWRVFCPELLEWMMRMLLMTGTGSSETDALTKKILDITGAKYFFYPDSIRAQSELKTD, encoded by the exons ATGTTGGTGGAGTTACTGCATCGTTTAATGAATTTGGTGTTACCACCAACCAGCTTCATCACACTCTTATTCTTTGTACCACCATATTACTTTTTCAAGTTACTTCTTTCTGCTATCAATTCTGTTTTCAGTGAAAACCTCTCTGGAAAAGTCGTCCTCATCACAGGTGCTTCCTCGGGAATTGGCGAG CAACTGGCGTATCAGTATGCGAGAAGAGGAGCAAACTTGGTTCTCGTTGCGAGGAGAAAGAAAGCTCTTGAAGAAGTTGCGGATAATGCCCATTATCATGGTGCTCCTGACGTTCTTGCTATTAAAGCAGATGTCTCTAAGGTTGATGAATGCCGAAGATTTATTGATGAAGCGGTGAATCACTTTGGCAGGT tGGATCATTTGGTAAACAATGCTGGCATCAGTTCTGTCTGCATGTTTGAAGAATCTGGAGATATTGCTAATTTTGCACCAATAATG GACATTAACTTTTGGGGAGCAGTTTATCCAACTTATTTTGCGGTTCCTCAGCTTAGGAAGAGCAATGGTAGGATCGTTGTGACGGCTTCTGCCGCTGGATGGTTACCTACTCCCAGAATGAGCTACTACAAT GCAAGCAAAGCTGCACTCATAAATTTCTTTGATGGCTTACGAACCGAATTTGGCTCTGACATCAAAATCACAATAGCAACTCCGGGGTATATAGAATCAGAGTTGACCCAAGGCAAATTCCTGATGAAAGATGGTAATACGGAAGTGGATCAAGATATGAGAGAT GTTCAAATTGGTCCAGCACCGGTATTACGAGCAGAACAGTGTGCAAGGGGAATAGTCAATAGCGCATGTAGGGGTGATAGATATGTTACGGAGCCTGCTTGGTTCAAGGCAGCATATCTGTGGAGAGTGTTTTGTCCCGAGCTGCTGGAATGGATGATGAGAATGCTACTAATGACAGGAACTGGATCTTCTGAGACTGATGCACTGACCAAGAAGATATTAGACATTACTGGAGCCAAGTACTTTTTTTATCCAGATTCCATCCGCGCACAATCCGAGCTCAAGACTGACTGA